Genomic DNA from Marinobacter sp. LV10MA510-1:
GGGCAACAACCGGGGACCGGACCAGGGGCGGATTTGAAATCCGTCCCCTATCTTACTTTTTGGCCTTAGGGACGGATTTCAAATCTGTCCCTGGTATTGCGCCTTGGTCTTAGGGGCGGATTTGAAATCCGTCCCTGGCCTTGCTCTTTCACCAATATGTTTGCGCAGATTTTGCTAAAGTTCGTCGAGAGCCGTCAGTGCGTCACTCAGCTTTGTCACCGGAATAACCTTCATGCCGTTAACGGCTTTGCGCGGGGCGTTGCCTTTTGGCACCAGCGCGTGGGTAAAGCCGTGCTTGGCCGCCTCGTTGATCCTTTCCTGGCCGTTGGGCACCGGGCGAATTTCGCCAGACAGGCCTACTTCGCCAAAAATCATCAGATCTTGCGGCAGCGCACGGTCGCGGAATGACGACACAACGGCCGCCAGAAGTGCCAGATCGGCACTGGTTTCAGCGACTTTTACGCCGCCCACCACGTTCACAAACACATCCTGATCCGCCACGTGCATGCCACCATGGCGATGCAGAACCGCCAGCAACATGGCCAGCCGGTTTTGATCCAGCCCTACCGCCACTCGCCGGGGATAACTACCCTGAGCCGTATCCACCAGCGCCTGAATTTCCACCAGCATGGGCCGGGTGCCTTCCCACACCACCATCACCACACTGCCGGGCGCCGCTTCTTCGCCACGATTCAAAAAGATAGCGCTGGGGTTCTTCACTTCTTTCAAACCCTGCTCCAGCATGGCGAACACGCCCAGTTCGTTCACCGCACCAAAGCGGTTTTTGATACCCCGCAGGGTGCGATAGCGGCTGTCGCTTGAGCCTTCCAGCAAAATGGAGCAGTCAATCATGTGCTCCAGCACTTTCGGCCCGGCCAGGCTGCCGTCTTTGGTGACGTGCCCCACCAACAGCAAAATAGTGCCGGTTTGCTTGGCAAAGCGGGTCAGAAACGCGGCGCTTTCACGCACCTGGGACACGCTGCCGGGCGCCGATTCGGAATCGGCCACGTGCATCACCTGAATACTGTCGATCACCAGAATTCGCGGCTTTTCCACTTCTACAATCTGCAGCAGCCGCTCGACGCTAGTCTCTGACAGCATTTTCAGATCTGAAGTGGGCAACCCCAGGCGTTTGGCGCGCATGGCCACCTGTTGCAGAGATTCCTCGCCGGTTACGTAAAGGGCCGACACCGAGCTTGCCAGGTTGCACACAGCCTGCAACAGCAGGGTGCTTTTACCGGCGCCGGGGTGACCGCCCATCAACACCGCCGAACCTTCCACCAGGCCACCGCCCAGAACCCGGTCGAACTCGGCCATGCCGGTGCTCAAGCGAACCTGTTCGGCCAAGCTGACATCATTCAGGCTTTGCACCGCCGACAGGCTGCCGGCGAAGCCTTCGAAGCGGGAACCGCGGGCGCTTTTATGGGCCGGGGCGGAAACCCCACGCATCTCGCTAAGGGTATTCCATTCTTTACAAGCCGTGCACTGGCCCTGCCATTTGGAATAGTCGGCACCACAATCGGTGCAGACATACGAGGTTTTCACTTTGGCCATAAATCAGCTCTGGTACGGTTCGTTTTGATGATGCTATTAATTTTGATGGTGCTATCAATTTTGATGGTGCGCTTAATTTTTATGGTGCTCTTGACCTTGGTGGTACTGCGGGCTCAGCTCTACCACCGCATCAATAAACGCGCCGGCATGGGCTGGGTCTACATCCGGCGTAATACCGTGGCCCAGATTGAAGATATGGCCCGAACCATGGCCAAAGCGGCGCAGAATATCGCCCACTTCTTCACGAATGCGCGCGGGCGGCGCGTACAGCATGGTCGGGTCCATATTGCCCTGCAGCACAACTTTGTCGCCAATTCGGGCGCGGGCGTCGCCAATGTCCGTGGTCCAGTCCAGGCCCACAGCGTCGGCGCCACAGTCTGCAATGGTTTCCAGCCACTGACCACCGTTTTTGGTGAACACAATCACCGGCACCCTGCGGCCTTCGCTTTCCAGATTCAGGCCAGCGATGATTTTACGCATGTACTTCAAGGAGAACTCTTCATAAGCCCAGGTGGTGAGCACGCCGCCCCAGGTGTCAAAAATCTGCACCACTTGGGCGCCGGCGCGAATCTGGCCGTTCAGGTAATCGGTAACCGCATCTGCCAGGTGGTCCAGCAACTTGTGCATGACTTCGGGCTGGCCGTACATCAGCTTTTTGGCTTCGCGGAAATCTTTCGACGAACCGCCTTCTACCATATAAGTAGCCAAGGTCCAGGGGCTGCCAGAGAAACCAATCAGCGGCACCCGTCCGTTCAGCGCACTGCGGATGGTCGACACCGCGTTCATTACGTAATCCAGATCCACCTCGGCGTTGATTTTTGGCAACGCGTCTACATCGGCAGCGGAACGAATGGTGTGTTTGAACTTCGGGCCTTCACCGGTTTCAAAGTAAAGGCCCAGGCCCAGCGCGTCCGGAATGGTCAGGATGTCAGAAAACAGAATGGCCGCGTCCAGCGGGAAACGCTCGAGCGGCTGCAGAGTAACTTCACAGGCCAGCGGCGTGTTTTTGCACAAACTGAGAAAGTCACCGGCCTTGGCGCGGGTAGCGCGATATTCCGGCAGATAGCGACCGGCCTGGCGCATCATCCACACCGGCGTGCGGTCTACAGGCTGGCCCATCAGGGCGCGAAGGAAACGATCGTTCTTCAGTTCAGTCATAAAAATGTCCAGCGTTCTCAGTCATTAAATGGTCATAACATTCAGCAGGCAATGATACCCCGTTTGCCTCAATAAAAAAGGGCGACCTGTTTTTTGCAGGCCGCCCTCTGATTCACCTCTAACTTATTTCAGATATCTAGATAATCCATGATGCCTTCTGCAGCCTGGCGGCCTTCCCAGATGGCCGTTACCACCAGGTCAGAGCCCCGCACCATGTCGCCGCCGGCAAACACCTTGGGGTTGCTGGTCTGGAAGGCAAAATCCGCTTTCTCTGGCGCCGTCACCAGGCCGGAATCGCTGGTGCTCACCTGATGCTGGCCGAACCATTCTGCCGGGCTGGGGCGAAAACCAAAGGCCATCAG
This window encodes:
- the radA gene encoding DNA repair protein RadA, with the translated sequence MAKVKTSYVCTDCGADYSKWQGQCTACKEWNTLSEMRGVSAPAHKSARGSRFEGFAGSLSAVQSLNDVSLAEQVRLSTGMAEFDRVLGGGLVEGSAVLMGGHPGAGKSTLLLQAVCNLASSVSALYVTGEESLQQVAMRAKRLGLPTSDLKMLSETSVERLLQIVEVEKPRILVIDSIQVMHVADSESAPGSVSQVRESAAFLTRFAKQTGTILLLVGHVTKDGSLAGPKVLEHMIDCSILLEGSSDSRYRTLRGIKNRFGAVNELGVFAMLEQGLKEVKNPSAIFLNRGEEAAPGSVVMVVWEGTRPMLVEIQALVDTAQGSYPRRVAVGLDQNRLAMLLAVLHRHGGMHVADQDVFVNVVGGVKVAETSADLALLAAVVSSFRDRALPQDLMIFGEVGLSGEIRPVPNGQERINEAAKHGFTHALVPKGNAPRKAVNGMKVIPVTKLSDALTALDEL
- the hemE gene encoding uroporphyrinogen decarboxylase, which gives rise to MTELKNDRFLRALMGQPVDRTPVWMMRQAGRYLPEYRATRAKAGDFLSLCKNTPLACEVTLQPLERFPLDAAILFSDILTIPDALGLGLYFETGEGPKFKHTIRSAADVDALPKINAEVDLDYVMNAVSTIRSALNGRVPLIGFSGSPWTLATYMVEGGSSKDFREAKKLMYGQPEVMHKLLDHLADAVTDYLNGQIRAGAQVVQIFDTWGGVLTTWAYEEFSLKYMRKIIAGLNLESEGRRVPVIVFTKNGGQWLETIADCGADAVGLDWTTDIGDARARIGDKVVLQGNMDPTMLYAPPARIREEVGDILRRFGHGSGHIFNLGHGITPDVDPAHAGAFIDAVVELSPQYHQGQEHHKN